The genomic region TTCAAGAGCGGCAACTGTACCTTTATTTTATGCTCAAAGGCACATTGTTGTATATGACTGAAAGCCGTAAGCCGATTATAAAAACGCAGCCTAACAGCTTCCTCATGTCCTATTACGATTCGGGCAGGTATTTCGCCTATGCCCAAAAAGGCATGCATATCTGTCTCGTGGTAAGTATTTTGCCTGAATGGATAGAAAGCATGTACCATAACTACCCTAATATCCAAAACGTCCTGCATCGTTTTAATCACGATAACCGCACCTACGACACCATGTACCAATTCAGGATGGACAGGAAGATACACCGATGGCTGTATAAAATATACAGTTATTCACAGACCAATATCGGGGCATTGGATGGCAATCTCCGCAAGTATATCAGCTACCTTCTGGAGCATTACGACACAATGTTAGAAGACCAAAAAGCCGACCTTGCTTATAAAATCAAAGCCTATATCCAGGAACATTATTGTGATAATGCGCTTACCATAAAATTCCTTTCAGAATACTTTTTCGTTACGGAACGTACTTTGCTCAATATCTTCAAACGCCAGTACCACATAAGCGTACAGGATTTTATTACCGAATTGCGCATTTCTCACGCCTTGTTCCTCATCGAAAAACAAGGGAAAGCTATAAAAGACGTATATATGGAAGTTGGCTACACCAATGAACGTCCATTTCGTACTGCTTTAGAGCAATACCTGAAACGCAGGTAACGGAATTTCCCCGAAATTGATAAAATCGGAAAATTTCTTACACAAAGTTGCTCAATATTTACCGATTTTGTCTTTCACACGCTTACGGCTTTGATGAACTTTGTATCAAAGGATGGTGATAACCATCATTAAGATACAAAGACAATGGAAACAGCAGCTACATATCAAAACCAAATCAAAAGAAAACGGATAACACTCAATGTCGTTATTATTCTTTTGCTGCTTCTTTGGATACCCGTAGGCATCGATAAAATAACAGACTTTACAGCGTTTAAAGGAGGCATTCTCCGCCAACCTTTTTCAGATAGCATAGGATATATCCTAATATACTCGCTCCCGGCATTGGAGTTAATAACAGTGCTGGCATTGGTAATGGAAAAGTATCGCAAAGCAGGTCTAATACTATCTACCGTATTAATGACCGCTTTTACAGCATATATCGCTGTGGCTCTTATGGGTGCATGGGAAAAATTACCATGCGGGTGTGGTTCGGTGATAAGTGGTATGAACTGGACACAGCATTTTTTCTTTAATCTCTTTTTCCTTTCCCTAAGCATTTTGGGGCTTTACTTATGGCATAAATTACGAGGTAGCAACGCCGGAGGCGAAGCTACCGAGGGCGCGTCTGCCAAAAGACATATAAAAAAGTATTTTTTAACATCAAAATTTTAAAGCGATGAAAAAATTAAAAATGAACCTATTTGCTGTAGTAGCAATAGCCATTGCAGCTGTAACCATGTCGTTTACCGTGATGAAAAACGCCAGTTTTGCAGGAGAAAAATGGTTTGAGTACACTGATGAAACCGGAGATGGAAATCCCAACAATCCTGAAAATTATATACTCACGCCAAGTGATGGCGCTAATCCGCCTACGTGTCCTGAAGGAAGTGACGAAATCTGTGCGGTTAAGGCTCAACCTGTGATGATTGGTGGTGAAGAACATCCCAATTTAGGTACTGTTATTGACGACAGAGAAAGAAAGCTGCAATAGCTTTTTCAGTAAATAATTTGAAAGAGTGTGAACAAGGATTATCCCATGTTCACACTCTATTTAGAGAATACTTTCGTTAATTAGATTTAATCATCCAAAGGAAAAGACCATTTCTTCAACCTCAAAATTTTAAAATGATGAAAAAAATAAAAAATAACCTATTTGCACTGGCAGCGGTAACCATTGCATCTGTAACAATGTCCTTTTCGGTAATGAAAAACGCCAGTCTTGCTGGAGAAAAATGGTTTGCCTATACAGATGAAACGGGAGATGGTAACATCTCCAACCCAGAAAATTTCGCACTTGTTAATGAAAATGGTAGTACAGCACCTCCGTGTATAACGGGAAATGATATATTGTGTGCTATTAAGGCAAAACCACTCATTGGAGATACTGAACACCCTGATATGAATACAGTTATTTCGTCTATATATACAAGGATAGAATAATAATTATTAGCGGTATTATGCTGAACCTTGTTACCGCTCGTTTTGTTGCATACCGTTGTTAAGTATCACACTATTGGGTATGGGAAAGACATACTTTGGACTGTTTGGCTCTAATGTATAAATCTTTCCATCAATATTTCTTGTTATCGTTTTTGAAAAACGGCTGTCCTTGTTCAATCGTCTTAAATCCGACCACCGTAATCCCCGCCATATTAATTCCTTTCTTCGCTCATCCAAGATAAACCTTAATACAGTTTCATCATTGTCCGAACTGAATGGAATAAATGTGCTGTTATAGCGATTTTTTAATAGTTCGTTTACGGTCTGTAAAGCCGTGGTAATATTTCCTGCTCTTGCTTCACATTCAGCTTTTATCAGATAGATTTCGTTGGTAGAAATTCCGGCAAACCACATTCCTGAATTGCCATCGTAATTTCCCCTAAAGGAATAATAGCCCGCTCTGTTTCTAAAGAAAGCTGTTTTTCTAATATCGTTCGATTCATAAGACTTATATAGGTTGCTATCAATTCTTCCATAGGTAATGCTCATCACCATACGCCCAAAATCGTTAGCATGAAAAATTATTTCTTCATTATAGCGAGGTATCGGGAATGAGGTTGCCGACCCCATTGTTAATGTATTGTAATCAAGTAAAGCATCTGAATAGCTTAAACAAGTGTCTGCGTAAGATAGTGCTTTATCATAGTCTTCCATTGATAAGTATATGCGGGCTAACAGTCCATAGACAGCCTGCTTCGTTGGTGTTGTTTTATATGGGCTATTGACGGATAAAAGTATAACAGCCCTGTTCAAGTCATTGGTAATTTTAGTATAAGTTTCTTCAACCGATGACCTTATAGATTTCTCACCAATATCAGATTTTAACCTTAGTGGAATACCTAAGTCTGTTTGTGCCGTATTTTTCTCATAAGGTTTTGCCCAAAGCTGGGCAACATTGTAAAATGCAAAGGAGCGGAAAAACAAAGCCTCTCCCTCAATTTGGTTTTTTTCTACCGGAACAGGTTCAATTTTCTCCAACTGCTCCAAAATCAAATTGCATGAGTAGATTGCTGCATACATCATCGACCATTCGTTGGTTTCATCATCGTTAAATACATCATCATTCCATGTATAGATGTTTTTTGCTGTTAATGAAGTGAATCTATTCAAATTTTCTGTTTGTACAAATTGATTATCCGTAGCACCATCCTGAATTGAGGGATACCAGCTATTCATTCTCGATGTGTTATACAATAATGCTCTAAGGTCTGCAACCGTGGTCGGTACGACAAGCGATTTATCCGGTTTAACGTCCAAATATTTTTCACATCCTGAAAATGTGATTATTGTAATCAGTAATATTATTATATATCGTGTCATAGTTTCTAAATTTTAAAAGCCTGCTCTTAAACCAAATGAAAAAGTTCTTAGTGGTGATAAATCTCCAAATTCCGGGTCGACGTTATGTTTATCCGCTTTCCATATCGTCCCTAAATTGGTAGCGTACATCAATACCTCCAATCTTTTCAGTTTCCATTTGTTTTCCAATGATTTAATTTGGTAACTAAGGTTGATGTCCTGTAAGCGTATATTGTCTCCCTTTGAAATCAGCACTTCGGCACGTGGATAAAAATAGCCATCCCGATTGTTATTATTCGGATAGACCATTGACGGAATCTGTGTGGTGACTTCATCACCCGGCTTTTGCCATCTTAGACTAAAATCCGAATGCGAACCTGTGCCATTGAATATTGCGTTATAGTACACGCTGTTTCTCCTGAAATAGAACCCTAATTTATAGCTGATATTGAATGAAAGACTTAACCCTTTCCATGAGAACGTATTTCTTAAAGCACCGAAATGTGTAGGAGTGGCGGAGCCATAATAAATCAGTTCTTCTGGTGTGGTTTCGTTGCGGATGGCTGCATAATCTTTGCTTACTTCGCCATGAAGGTAGCCCATAGGGTCGCCTGTTTCGGGGTCAAGACCAGCCCATCGAAATGCAAAAATAGAATAGGCGGGTTTTCCAATGATGGGCGAAATAACCAATCCGCTATTAAGATAATTATTGAGGTCTCTTGTCTCGGCAAGATATTCCGTTATTTTAGTTTTTACGGTACTGTACAGCAAGTCTGTCCGCCATTCAAATGCTTTACGGATATTGACACTATGCAATTGTATATCTATTCCGTTTCCGGTCATGGAAGCCGAATTTCCAAGATAAGTGAACCCTCGGCTACTTAAGGAACCTATTGCACCTGTGGTTTGGTCGATAGGCATATAACCAATAAGGTCGGTATTTTTCTTGTGATAGTATTCAAATGTACCGCTTAAACGTTGTTTTAAAACAGCAAAGTCAAACCCTACATTGAACTGCCCGTTCTTTTCCCAACGAAGATTTTCGTTCGGTGGATTAACTAATACACCATAAGGCGTATTTATTAAATTTCCACCATTGTAATAACGCATTGTGGGCAGAGCCGAAACATTGCGATTGAGGTTACCGCTATAACCGAAAGTCGTCCTTAGCTTCAACAGGTCAAGCCATGTAATATTGATAAACCGTTCATTCGTCAGATGCCAGCTACCACCAACCGACCAAAGTGGGGTAAACCGTTGATTGCTCCTTACTCCAAACAGATTTGAGCCATCTTGTCTTGCACTAATGTTAAGATTATAGCGGTTATCAAACGTATAAGCCCAATTGGTAAAAAAGGATATAAACCTATCGTTAGTTTCGGATGTAAAATATGGATTTGGAATTTTTGCAATTCCACCTGTGGGACTGTACAAAGTATAATCAGTATCGTAATTAACTGCGATAGTCGTCAAAATATGGGGATTATAACCATATTGTGTAGACTGTGTTAGAGTGGTGTTTGCCTGACGAGCCTCTGCTCCAGCAAGACCTGTTAGCTGGTGTTTATCCCAAGTTTTGGAGTAATTCAGTTGTAAACGGAGAGATTGCGACGTGAAGCTGTTTGTTGATTCATTTAAGATATCGCCCAAAGGTATTGGGCGGAATAACGCTCCATCCGTACCAACCTGTGTATAGGTATTTATCCTATCACGGGTATAATAGGATGCCATGCTCCGTATATCTTTTCCTGCTCCCTGTGCGTTTTCATATTGGTATTTGATTTCTACAATCAGCCCTTTGCCAATGTCATAATTCAGCCCTGTATTCAATATCAGGCTGTTTGTTTTCTGCTTATTGTTGATGAGGTTTATTTCGTCCAATGGACGATACGTCCAATCTAATAATCCATTTTGTTTTGTTTCCTGAATATAGTTTGACCGATAATATCGGTCTATTGGTAAAGCGTTTCCATTTTCGTCCGCAATACGGGCATAAGGTAACGAAGAAAAATTGGTAGGTCTTCCTGCGTTTGTGAAGGTATGGGTAAAAAACAAGGCGGCATCCCAACTCAATTTTTTGGAAAGTCGAAACGTATTGTCAGAACGTAGATTATACCGTTTATAACCTCCATCGGTGGTGCTGGTATTGTCATCATAGCCACCAGAAAGATAATAGCTTACATTTTCGCTCTGCCCACTCACGTTTAGGGAATATTGCTGGTTTAGCCCTTTCCTGTAAACGTATTTATTCAATTCCCGACGTATATCGTATTGCGCTAATTCGTTCAGCCCTTGTTGCAATGCGGCATCGGTTAGTAACCCGTGTTTATTTTTATACATTAATTCCACTGCGGGGGATAATGGCACGTAGCCTAACTGCTCATTGGCATCGTAAAAGTTATTGTCAAAAAGCATTTTTTCGACACCTATATAATCCGCAGAAGACATATAAGGCAGTTGCATCATATCCGGCTTTTGAATAAGAGTCATATTGCTGTTAAACGATATGGCAGGCGGCTGGTTCCGTTTGGCTTTCTTGGTCGTTATAACGATTACACCGTTTCCGGCTCTTACGCCCCATATAGAGGCTGCGGTTGCATCCTTTAGAATGGTAATATCTTCCACATCGTTCGGGTTAATATCATTTATATTGCCCTCGTAGGGAAAATTATTCAGTATGATTAATGGTTTCGTATTGGAAAAAATAGTGCTTAGACCTCGTATGCTCAAATTGTTACTGCCTACACCGGGTCTGTTATCAAACATTGCTGAACTGGCAATACCGTCCAACCTGCTCAATACATCGGTAGAGATTTGACGATTAAACAATTCGTTGTCGATATGGTCAAATGACCCTGTGGCTCTTTCTTTGGGTATTTTTTGAATACCCGTGGATACCACTACTTCGCTTAAAGTATTGCTTGCCGGATTTAGGTGCACCGTCAATGGGTTTTGTGGAGCAGCAGAAAGGACAAATGTCGTATCTGCTAATCCAATGTAACTAACACTAACTGCTAAAGGGAATGCTTTATTTGTAAATTCAAAATTTCCGTCTTCATCAGTTTGTACGGTGTTATTCTGACTGCGGTTCAACAATTTGACCGTAGCACCTGCTACGGGCTGACCATTTTCATTATTGACTACCTTACCCCGAATGTTGGATATGTTTTGGGCAATGGTATTGGTAACTGAAAAAAGTATGAGTAAAAAAGTAATTGTTCGTTTCATTGAGTAGTTTGGTTTATAGTTCAGAAATGACAAAAAAATCCAGCACTCTTTCATCTTCCACGATGGCAATACCGAATGGTTTAAGTTGCCTGTTAACAGCTTCCACATCCTCAATAGCATGTGCTATTTTTGGGATGGCTATTTTTTGGTCAGTAAAATCATTTACAACAGGAATATGCTGTATATCTTTATTGGTCTTGTTTACCCAAGCCGAAAGGTATTGTAAGCCGTCTTCGGGTTTATTGGGGATTATTGTCGTTTTCCCTATAATCTTAATGGTATAGCATTTTGTATTACGTTTTTCCATACGCCCATTTATGCCAAAGTGATAATTGAGGTCAGCCTGTACTTTTTGGGGAAAGTGCTTCAATACTGACAATGGGGCAATCCATTCGTAGCAATACTTATCCTGTAAAAACCTTTTCTCCGAAACAGAAAATGGTTCCTTCAACTCCAGCTTTGTCCGGTTAGGTGGCATTGTTAGCAATTCTCTAAATGCAAGTTCGTACATACGGCGGATGTCAGCATTGGTAGATAGTACCCGAAAGGTGCTCTCTTTTTCGTTCACTTTTGGTAGAGCATTTGAACGAGGAATGCCTTCTATGGCTAACGTAATAATACTTCTGCTAACAAAAAAATCCCCGTCAGCACCATTATTATTAAGCAGTAATGGACGTGTGTCATCATAGGTAAGGTTGTCCTTTTTCTGTGCAATGCTATTTGCATTGCCTTTCAATGCCGAAGTAATATTTTCCTTTGTTACATCAGATGAGTGTGTAATAGCTTGTACTTCGCCGGATTTGCTAATCCATACCTCATGCGGCAACATGGTGTAAGGGAAATGGAATTTATATGTATTGTCATCGGTAACTGAAAACAAGTTTAATCGGGAAAGTACTCGATTCTTCTTTAAGAATGCTTTTATTTCGTTGGCTTTCTGGTCTGTCATCGGTAAAATGATAACATCGTCTTTAAACTCCTTTTCCAGTTCGTGAAGTCTTGGCAATGCAGCTACACAAGTACCGCACCACGTACTCCAAAAATCCAATATTATCAGCTTGCCTTTGTAATCGGCAAGGGTGATGTTTTTTTTGTCCTGCGGGTGGTTCACCACCTGCAAAGGTGTGTTCCAAAGAGCATCAGGGATTTGGTCGCCGATGTTTAAAGCGGTGATGTTTTGGTTGTTTGCAGTCCCGACTTCTCGGGACTGCGGACGGGCTATGCCGACACCAAACAACATGAAACAAATTAGAATTAGGAAGTGCCTGCCGCCCGTTACCAGTTCCGGGTTATGGCAGGCTATAAAAATCGTTATCCTATTACGAATAAGTTTATTCGCCATTGGGTTTATAAATTATGGTTATTGGGAAATGATTAATTGCTCCGAGTATGGTTGCAGGACGTGCTAATCCGGGCTTTTGATGATGCAGCGGAGGCTGAATTTCTTTGAGAAGAACAAAACATCGCTTTTTATCCCTCCCGTTGGGGAAAGGAAGTAATATTGTTTATAATTGTTTGTCAATCTTCTCACTATTAGTTATTTGTTCCAAATAACGTTGAAATGGAGATTTTTTTGAAGTAATTTTGGTTGTCTATTATGCTTTTTTGGTTGTCTTTTATTATATTTACGCTATCAAATGACAATGAAATATGCAAGAGGAAGACAAAGTACACGTTTTGGAAACGCTGGAAGAAAACCATCAGGGCAGAAATGCGCAGCGTATCCGTATTTACTTGGGCATTAAGCAAGAAGTGCTTGCTAATGAATTGGGTATGAGCCAGCCACAAATTTCTGCCATAGAACGGGAAGCTGTTTTAGAGCCGGAAATGTTGGAACGATTTGCTTTTGCATTAGGCGTAACCCCTGACCTCATTAAGAAATTTGATGTGGAACGAGCTATTTATAATATCAACAGTTATAAAGATAGTACTGTTCAACATGGTGAGAATAGTACGCAGAATATTAATCCGTTAGATAAAGTAGTCGAGTTATACGAACGGTTGTTGCAAAGTGAGCGGGAGAAACTGGAATTATTTATAAACCAAAAAAATCATTCGTAAAATAACAATGGAAAAAGAAAAAGAAACCGTGTATTTGGAGGGGAAAAACCACATGGGTATAAAAATTGGCAGTGCAAGGCGATTGGTAGGTATTACGCAAAAGGATTTGGCAGAGCGTATGGGTGTGACCAAGCAAGCTGTATCTAAATTGGAACAAACCGAGAACGTGGATGACGAACGATTGGAAAAAGTAGCTATTGCGCTTGGCGTAAGCGTAGAGGGTTTGAAGAAATTTGATGTGGGGCAGGTTCTTTACCATACTAATAATTTTTACGAAAAGGTTGAACCGACAAATGGTGCTATGGTTGGTACAGTAAGAATTGAAAATAATCATCAGTTTTCAATTGAGCAGGCAACCAAGCTGTTTGAAGAATTATTGAGAATGGAACGGGAACATTTTCAGAAAGCAAAAGATAAGAAATAACTAAAGTATCTTTTAAAGCATAACGATAGATTCAGGCTTCCCTCGTAACCAAGAAGCGAAGAATTTTAAAAGAAACGGCGGATCTGCAAGTCCGCCGTTTCTCTTTCTATCGCTGTCATTATTTTTCCTCCTGCTCATCCATTTTCTTAATAAGGTTATCCCGCAGTGCATCAAGGAATTTGGTACGGTTTCGTTTCCGGTTGCGTATTTCGAGATAGGTATGGTAAAAGTTTCCCAAATCAATATTAAAGGCATTTTCAAAATATTCCGCTATCAACCTAATATCCGTATTGCCATTATCGAGAACGCTTTGGTAGTATAGGGAGTAAATGAGTTCTGTCAAAGCAGCTTTACTACCTGTCCAGTTCAGCCCCGAAATAGCAGTTCGTTTTATAAACAAACGCTTGTAGGTGCAGTAAAGCTGGTCTTCGAGATACACCTGTATCAAATCATTCGCCATTATCTTGGCTACCTTATAATCGTGGGAAGTAGAAAAAGATTGGTCGGACTGAAAATAATAGGTATCCAGCCACAGTTTTATATCGTGCTTGCCCCGAACAAACATTTTCTCGTCAAGAAACGAGTTGTTGCTTCGGTAATATTTATAAAAATCAATGTTATTGTCGAAAAACCTTTTTAGCTTCTTCAATTCTTTTTTAAGATATTTTCTAATGCGCTTAGCCCCGTAGGGCTTCCTCGTCTCGATTTTGTAAATGGCATTATAATAAATCAATTTTGAAACAATGACTGGCTTTTGATATTTAAAAAATCGGATTTCTTCATCAACATTTGTAAATCCTCGTTTCAAAACATAATCTTTAATTTCGGACAGACATTCCACAATCCGGTATATAATGGCTTCTGTCCGTTGTACCGGGTTATCGTTTTCAATCTCCAGTTCTTGGATTTCTGTTTCCAATTTAAGATATGTTTCATTGTAAAATTTATCCATTCGTTTCATTTTGATAAATATGATACTGATTAATATAGAAATGCTAATACTGCTCGTATTAGCCCATGCAACTACATGAAAGAACAACCAGTATGATGCTGGTGGTGGAACTGTTGTATTGTCTGATGGGTTGTAGTATGATGCAGGTTAATCCAAACGAATTATACCCCGCATCACCCACTGTATTTTGCCGTAATTTTACGGTTTGCAGTTTACAACCATCCGGTATTTTATTTTAATATGTCAATGCAAGCCCTACACCAAATCCCATATCACTATCATAGTGGGTACGTATACCTATATTTTTATTGATGATATACCTAAGCTCCCCCATATATTCTAAGTCGGTATTTACCATGAAGCCACCTCTTAATCTTTTTGAAATTGGAATATCTTCGCGCATTAACTGCAATCTTACAATTCCATCGTGATATACTTCTGCCTGGAAATTGACCAGCATAGGTAACGTATACATAAACCCTAAACTGAACGCCTTGCGGGTGTCTTTCTTGTTGGTTTGTCCAAATATGTTCTTTTCGTGCTCATCTTCTCCCATTTTCCGGTAACGAAAATCAAAACCTACAAAGGGCATGAACCATTGCATCTTTCCAATGTATCTACCTAAGTGAGTTTCTACTTCATACCCGTGCATACTATTATAGCCTAAGCGCCATTCTGTTCCTAATTGATAGCGTGCATTCATTAGCATAGCTTCTCCATCATTACCATTGGTTGCAAAATCGTTTTGTGCCATAAAATGGGGCATATTACTTTCTCTTTGCAATTCTTTATAGGCTTTTGCCTTGTCAGGTAAATAGGGGTTATTGTAGTCTCCAACTTCAAACACCCTGTTCATTCCCGCCATCATGTGATATAATATATGGCAATGAAAGAACCAATCACCTTCCTCATTTGCTAAAAACTCAATGGTATCCGTTTCCATAGGCATGATATCCAACACATTTTTAAGCGGCGATTTTTCGCCTTTTCCGTTTATCACCCTAAAATCAAATCCGTGAAGATGCATAGGATGCCGCATCATCGAATTATTATAAATGGTAATCCGTAGGATTTCTCCTTTTTTTACAGGTATTTTGTCCGTTTCCGAAAGTATTTTATTATCCATGCTCCATACATAGCGGTTCATGTTGCCAGTAAGTGTGAACTTCAACTCTTTTACAGGCGCATCTTTTGGAAGGGAGGTGTTGTAAGGCGATTGCAACATAGCATAATTTAATGTTTTGATGTCTCCCAAGGCATTAGCGTTGTAACGGTTAGGGTCGTCATCCATGTTCATACCTTCATGCTTGCTGTGGTCTGATTTCTTTGCTGCATCTCCGGTAATTTCGGGATACATCACTACATTCATGTCCATTTGGTTCAGGCTCATCTTCATGCCCATATCGTCCAAATCGCCATTCATTTTCATCATATCGTTCATCATCTTCATCCCCTCGAAATACTTCAATCGTGGGAGCGGGGAAATAAGCTGTTTGACCCCATCACCTATAAAGTAGCTTGCTGATTGTGTTCTGTCCTCGGTTGTTGCTAAAAACTCATATGCTAACCCATCTTGAGGGATAGTCACTACAATATCGTAAGTTTCAGAAACTGCAATGATTAATCTATCCACTTCTACAGGCTCAACATCATTTCCATCATTCGCTACTACTGTAATTTTCCCTCCAGCATATCTTAGCCAGAAATACGAAGACGCCCCGCCATTGGAAACGCGTAATCTGACTTTGTCACCTGCTTTTAGCTTTTTACCACCAATTGTTTTCAAATCGGTGCTATGGCTACCATTTATTAGGATTTTATCATAGTAAACATCACTGACATCCATCGCCAGCATCCGTTTCCACTCATTTTTTACCTTTACGCCTAATTTTCCCTCCTTAATAGCTTCAACGTACGATTGCGTAGCACCTTTCTTAATGGCCGCCCAATCATTTGCATTGTGTAGCATACGGTTGATGTTATCCGGGTTAAGATTTGTCCACTCACTTAATATAATCGGGACGGTCGGCAAATCGTCAATTCCTTTTCTAAAGGTTTTATCGTCGCCTCTTTTTTTCATGATAAAACTACCGTACATGCCTATCTGCTCCTGCAAGCCTGAGTGCGAATGATACCAGTGCGTGCCATGCTGGATAATCGGAAAACGGTAGGTGTAGGTTGTACCCGGTGCGATGGGCTTTTGCGTAAGCCAGGGCACACCGTCTTCTTTATTGGGCAGGAACACACCATGCCAGTGCAGTGATGTGCTTTCTTTCAATTGGTTGTGCACCACTATTTCGGCAGTGTCGCCCTCGGTAAAGGTAAGGGTGGGCATGGGGATTTGCCCGTTTACGGCAATCGCCCTTTTTTGCTTACCTGCATAGTTGACAAGTGTATCTTTTACATACAGCTCGTAATGCACTACTCTCTGTGCAAACAGCGTTTGCGTGCAAAGCAGCATCAGCACTGTTTGCAATATTCTTATGGGTATTTTTTTATATCTGTTCATTCGTTGAAAAATTTTATTTAATGCTGTCTTCCATTGTGCCAAACCACGCTATCAAAACCTGCTTATCCTCCGGTGACAATACTGCATTACGATGAATTAGCGTATATGACGACAATGGCATTTCCCCGTCCTTAACCTGCCCGGCCATAGCCCTGAACTTGTTTCGCTGCCTGCGGACAGAATAGTCGCCAAATTCGCTAAAGTTGAGTTCCTCTTTCCCCTTTTTTATATGCTCTGCCATGTACCATGCGCCGGGCTGGATACGGCTGTACCACGGATAATGGGTATTGTTGCTATGGCAGTCATAACAGGACTGAACAAGGATAGCCTTTACATTTTGGGGTACGGTGTACACCCTTTCGATATGGGTGGCTGGCACTTCAACCGCCTGGTTCCGTAAGGGCTGAAAGAACTGTATGGCAATCAGGACGACAGCCAGCCCCAATATGATTTTCTTCTTTATGGTCATAATTATTTTATTGTGGCTTCATCTTTTTGTGTCTACTGTTTTTTCACATACTTGGCATAATTCTCCTTGTTTTCAAAATAAGAAACTTCACCGTTATTTCCTGTCACAGCAATCACCGCATTAGCTTTGTCTACCTGCTTATGGGAATAGGGGTCTATCGCCATCCGCACGGTCGCATCTTTTGGAATACGTTCCTTACACATTTCGCAACATCCGTAATAGGTTTTACCATCAAATTTTACGTCAAACTGCCTTTTGCCCATATAGGCATCGTTGACCATGCAGACTTCATCCGATGGAA from Sphingobacterium sp. BN32 harbors:
- a CDS encoding RagB/SusD family nutrient uptake outer membrane protein, yielding MTRYIIILLITIITFSGCEKYLDVKPDKSLVVPTTVADLRALLYNTSRMNSWYPSIQDGATDNQFVQTENLNRFTSLTAKNIYTWNDDVFNDDETNEWSMMYAAIYSCNLILEQLEKIEPVPVEKNQIEGEALFFRSFAFYNVAQLWAKPYEKNTAQTDLGIPLRLKSDIGEKSIRSSVEETYTKITNDLNRAVILLSVNSPYKTTPTKQAVYGLLARIYLSMEDYDKALSYADTCLSYSDALLDYNTLTMGSATSFPIPRYNEEIIFHANDFGRMVMSITYGRIDSNLYKSYESNDIRKTAFFRNRAGYYSFRGNYDGNSGMWFAGISTNEIYLIKAECEARAGNITTALQTVNELLKNRYNSTFIPFSSDNDETVLRFILDERRKELIWRGLRWSDLRRLNKDSRFSKTITRNIDGKIYTLEPNSPKYVFPIPNSVILNNGMQQNER
- a CDS encoding MauE/DoxX family redox-associated membrane protein, with the translated sequence METAATYQNQIKRKRITLNVVIILLLLLWIPVGIDKITDFTAFKGGILRQPFSDSIGYILIYSLPALELITVLALVMEKYRKAGLILSTVLMTAFTAYIAVALMGAWEKLPCGCGSVISGMNWTQHFFFNLFFLSLSILGLYLWHKLRGSNAGGEATEGASAKRHIKKYFLTSKF
- a CDS encoding SusC/RagA family TonB-linked outer membrane protein, with product MKRTITFLLILFSVTNTIAQNISNIRGKVVNNENGQPVAGATVKLLNRSQNNTVQTDEDGNFEFTNKAFPLAVSVSYIGLADTTFVLSAAPQNPLTVHLNPASNTLSEVVVSTGIQKIPKERATGSFDHIDNELFNRQISTDVLSRLDGIASSAMFDNRPGVGSNNLSIRGLSTIFSNTKPLIILNNFPYEGNINDINPNDVEDITILKDATAASIWGVRAGNGVIVITTKKAKRNQPPAISFNSNMTLIQKPDMMQLPYMSSADYIGVEKMLFDNNFYDANEQLGYVPLSPAVELMYKNKHGLLTDAALQQGLNELAQYDIRRELNKYVYRKGLNQQYSLNVSGQSENVSYYLSGGYDDNTSTTDGGYKRYNLRSDNTFRLSKKLSWDAALFFTHTFTNAGRPTNFSSLPYARIADENGNALPIDRYYRSNYIQETKQNGLLDWTYRPLDEINLINNKQKTNSLILNTGLNYDIGKGLIVEIKYQYENAQGAGKDIRSMASYYTRDRINTYTQVGTDGALFRPIPLGDILNESTNSFTSQSLRLQLNYSKTWDKHQLTGLAGAEARQANTTLTQSTQYGYNPHILTTIAVNYDTDYTLYSPTGGIAKIPNPYFTSETNDRFISFFTNWAYTFDNRYNLNISARQDGSNLFGVRSNQRFTPLWSVGGSWHLTNERFINITWLDLLKLRTTFGYSGNLNRNVSALPTMRYYNGGNLINTPYGVLVNPPNENLRWEKNGQFNVGFDFAVLKQRLSGTFEYYHKKNTDLIGYMPIDQTTGAIGSLSSRGFTYLGNSASMTGNGIDIQLHSVNIRKAFEWRTDLLYSTVKTKITEYLAETRDLNNYLNSGLVISPIIGKPAYSIFAFRWAGLDPETGDPMGYLHGEVSKDYAAIRNETTPEELIYYGSATPTHFGALRNTFSWKGLSLSFNISYKLGFYFRRNSVYYNAIFNGTGSHSDFSLRWQKPGDEVTTQIPSMVYPNNNNRDGYFYPRAEVLISKGDNIRLQDINLSYQIKSLENKWKLKRLEVLMYATNLGTIWKADKHNVDPEFGDLSPLRTFSFGLRAGF
- a CDS encoding AraC family transcriptional regulator — translated: MEIPYILKIESEFKRWIANPNDLPEWSKYPLPFAVQRQGFTLPYYELLSQQIKNSPFFIDLVQLNVSNPVYIPFDIQERQLYLYFMLKGTLLYMTESRKPIIKTQPNSFLMSYYDSGRYFAYAQKGMHICLVVSILPEWIESMYHNYPNIQNVLHRFNHDNRTYDTMYQFRMDRKIHRWLYKIYSYSQTNIGALDGNLRKYISYLLEHYDTMLEDQKADLAYKIKAYIQEHYCDNALTIKFLSEYFFVTERTLLNIFKRQYHISVQDFITELRISHALFLIEKQGKAIKDVYMEVGYTNERPFRTALEQYLKRR